The Priestia koreensis genomic interval CACCAATCCGTATTACAGGACAGGATTCCGAGCGTGGAACGTTCGCACAGCGTAATATCATGCTTCACGATATGAACACGAACGAGACGTATTCACCGCTTCATAAAATACCGGACGTAAACGCAACGTTTGCTGTTCATAACAGTCCGCTATCAGAAGGATCTGTCATCGGTTTTGAATATGGCTACAACGTTTTTGCGCCAGAAACCCTTGTATTATGGGAAGCTCAGTTCGGTGATTTTGCCAATGCAGGTCAAGTACTATTTGATCAGTTCATTTCGGCAGGAGAAGCGAAATGGGGACAAAAATCAGGAATGGTTCTTTTACTGCCACATGCATATGAAGGCCAAGGACCTGAGCATTCAAGCGGTCGTCTAGAACGATACTTGCAATCGGCTGCTGAAAACAACTGGACGGTTGCGAACGTAACAACAGCGGCACAGTATTTCCATCTTTTACGCCGTCAAGCTGCGGTATTAAATACGAAGGATGCGCGTCCGTTAGTCGTTATGACGCCGAAGAGCCTGTTGCGTAATCCAAACTCTGTATCAGATCTTGGTGAATTAACAGCTGGTTCATTCCAAGCAATTCTTGAAGAGCCGCTTTTAGGAAAGAACTCTGCTAAAGTTGAGCGCGTCGTACTTGGAAGCGGAAAAATCACGGTTGATTTAAAAGAAGCCGTGCAAGAGCAAGCGGAAGAATTAGATTGGGTACACATTTTACGTGTGGAAGAAATCTATCCATTCCCAGCGGAGCAAATTAAAAAGGTGTTAAGCCGCTTTGATTCTTTAAAAGAAATCGTGTGGGTTCAAGAAGAGCCAGCTAACATGGGATCTTGGTCATTTGCAGAACCGCGAATCCATGAGCTAGCACCTGAAGGAGTTAAAGTAAGTTACGTGGGACGTGAACGTCGTTCAAGTACGGCTGAAGGGGACCCAACTGTTCATAAGAAAGAACAGCAACGTATTATCGACAACGTGTTAACAAGACAAGAAATTACGATTGAAAACGCAGTTACTCGCTAGGTAGACAGAAAGGGGAAAATTAAAATGCCAGAAATGAAAGTTCCAGAATTAGCCGAATCCATCTCAGAAGGTACAGTTGCACAGTGGTTAAAGCAAGTAGGGGAGCAAGTTGAAAAGGGAGAATACATCGTTGAGCTTGAAACTGATAAAGTAAACGTTGAGTTAATGGCCGAAGAGTCTGGCGTATTAACACAAGTTCTAAAAGAAGCGGGCGACATCGTAAAAGTTGGAGAAACAATTGCGATGATCGATGCAAGCGGAGAAGCAGCAGCAACGGTTGAAGCGACTCCTGTTCAAGAAGCACCAGCGACAGAAGCGAAGCCAGAAGTGAAAAACGAACAGGCTGTACCTGAGCAAGCAAAAGGTCCAGCAAAAGAAGAAGCGAAGCAATGGACGGTAGCTTCTCCAGCTGCTCGCAAATTAGCGAGAGAGCGTGGAATTGACTTAAGTCAAGTACCAACAGCTGATCCAATCGGCCGTGTTCGCAAGCAGGACGTTGAAACTTATCAAACACCTGCACCGAAGCCAGCAGCTTCTAACTCTTCAGCTGTACCAGCGGTTGAACCAGCGAAAAAAGCTGATGCAGAGGATTCAACAAAGCCGGTTGAACGCGTTCGCATGTCTCGCCGTCGTCAAACAATCGCGAAACGTTTAGTAGAAGTACAACAAACAGCAGCGATGCTAACAACGTTTAACGAAGTGGATATGACAGCGGTAATGGACATTCGTAAGCGCCGCAAAGATAAATTCTTTGAGCAACATGATGTTCGTCTAGGATTCATGTCATTCTTCACAAAAGCAGTCGTAGCAGCATTAAAACAATTCCCGCTGTTAAATGCTGAAATTCAAGGTGATGAGCTCCTAATCAAGAAATATTACGATATCGGTGTTGCAGTTGCAGCTGAAGAAGGATTAGTAGTACCAGTTGTACGCGATGCAGATCGTTTATCATTTGCAGGCATTGAAAGCAGTATTGGCGACCTAGCGGTAAAAGCTCGTAACAATAAATTAAGTCTTAAAGACTTACAAGGTGGAACATTCACAATCACAAACGGTGGAGTATTCGGTTCTTTACTATCTACTCCGATCTTAAATGCTCCTCAAGTTGGGATTTTAGGAATGCATAAAATCCAACTTCGCCCAGTAGCAATTGACAAAGATCATTCTGAAAACCGTCCGATGATGTATATCGCCCTTTCATATGATCATCGTATCGTTGACGGAAAAGAAGCCGTAAGCTTCCTAGCAATGGTGAAGGATTTACTTGAAGATCCAGAAACATTACTATTAGAAGGCTGATTGCAATAAAAAAAGGCAACCCTCGGGTTGTCTTTTTTTTGTTTTAAGGACTGTTTTTGGTGAGCATAAAAGAGCTTATTTATCCTTGAAACGCTGCTACTTCAATAAGAAATATAAAAAAACGAGAAGCTATTTTGCACTTCTCGTTCATAATCGCTTTTATTCATGATTCCCGAATTTGGCCCGTTCCTTTGACAATGGATTTTGTTGTGGTCAATGCTTTAACCCCCATCGGTCCTCTGGCATGAAGCTTTTGTGTGCTGATCCCGATTTCAGCGCCAAAACCGAACTGCTCGCCGTCAGTGAAGCGGGTAGAGGCATTGTGGTAGACAACCGCTGCGTCGACTTCTTGTAGAAATTGATCCACGTGTTCTTGTGTTTCGCTAATAATGGCTTCCGAGTGCATCGTGCCGTACTGATCGATATGAGCAACGGCGTGATTTGTATCGTCAACAATTTTAGCAGCAAGAATAGGAGCTAAAAATTCATTTTCCCAATCCCACTCTGTTGCCGCTTTTACATAGGAGAACGTGTTTGCGAGTGCTTCATCTCCTCGTATTTCAATGTGGTGCTGGTGAAGAAACTCAATGAATGGCCGCGTATGTGACCAATTCTGATGGATGAGAACCGTTTCAACTGAATTGCACACAGATGGCCGCTGCATTTTTGCATTCAAGACGATGTCACACGCCATATGGAATGAAGCGGTCTCATCAATGAACATATGACAATTTCCAACGCCTGTTTCTAGCACCGGAACAGTGGCTTTTTGAATAACGTTTTGAATAAGACTAGCACCGCCTCTCGGAATTAAGACATCTAAATATCCGTTCAGCCTGAACAATTCTTCAGCTGTTTCATGACTCGTGTCTTCTAAAAGCTCGATGGCATGGGGAGAGATTTTACTTTTACTTAGCGCCTGTTTCATGATGTGAACGAGTGCGCGATTGGTATGAATAGCAGATGAGCTACCTCGTAAAAGTACGCAGTTCCCTGTTTTTAAACAAAGTGCCGCTGCGTCAATGGTTACATTTGGTCTTGCTTCGTATACCATCCCTACAACACCAAGAGGAACACAGATCGATTGGATAGAAAGTCCATTGGGACGATTCCATGACTCAATTGTTTCACCGATAGGATCGTCAAGCTCGGCAAGCTGAATCAATCCTTCAATTATTTGTTGAATGCGCTCTTGGGTTAATAAGAGACGATCAAATAGAGAAGGAGACCAGTTCGCTAGCTTTCCGCTTTCAATATCTAGAGAATTTTCTTGTAAAATATAATCCTGATTGCGACGTAATTCGTCTGCTATCAGAAGAAGCGCATCGTTTTTGGCTGCTGTTGATTGCTTTTGCAAGCTCTTAGTTGTTTGGTTAAGAATACGTGCTTTTTCCATCAATTCACTCATTTTTGATTCCTTCCTTTCGCACTGTAATCCATTGATCTCGATGAATAACGGCTGCCTTTTTACCATTTATTAATGTCTTTGCCTCAGAACTAGAACGCCCTTTGATGACATCAATTTCTGTTGACGAATACGATACTTGGCCTTTACCTATCAGCTTATTGTCTTTATTGACAACTTCAACAATCTCATTGGCACGAAACGTACCGCTTACTTCTTCTATACCCGCTGGAAGGAGACTTTTATGCTGGTAAATTAAAGCTTTTTCAGCCCCCACATCGACTCTTATCTTTCCAGCGATTGGTGCGTAGTGAGCGATCCACTGTTTTTTTGTCTCCATTTGCGTTTGAAAGGGGCTTCCAATATACGTGCCATCGCCTTTACCTTCAATGATATCAAGTAACTTTCGTTCATGATCCCCTTTACCTACGAATACACTTACACCTAAGGAAAGAGCAGTTTGAGCTGCTAATAATTTAGAGCGCATGCCGCCTGTTCCAACTGCTGATTCACTATCACCACCAAGAGCTAAAATTTCCTCTGTTAAAGAGGGGATAAATGAATATTTTTTCGCGTTCGGATTTGTGAAAGGATTTTCATCATATAAGCCGTTAATGTCCGTTAAAATAATGAGGGCATTGGCGTGAAGAAAGCCGCTCACAAGTGCTGATAGCATATCGTTGTCACCAAAGGTAAGTTCATCGGTTGCAACAGAGTCATTTTCATTGATGATCGGCACAGCTCCGCCTTTCAATAATTCTGTAATCGTTGCATATATATTTCGAAAGCGATACTGCTCGTAAAAATCTCCTCGGGTAAGTAATAGCTGAGCTGTTGGAATATGATAAGGCGCAAATGCTTTATTGTAGCCCTCCATTAAAAGTCCTTGTCCCACAGCAGCTGAGGCCTGCTTGCCAGCGAGTGTTTTTGGACGTGTCGCATAGGGAAGCGCTGAAAAACCAGCTGCGACTGCTCCAGAAGAAATTAAAATAACGTCATGACCTTGTTTTTTTAGAAGTTGTATGGCCTTGACATGTTCTTCAAGTTTTTCGTAGGAAAGCTTTCCTTCAGATGTTGTAAGAGAGCTGCTTCCTATTTTGACGACAATTCGTTGTTTTTTCATCTCTTCACCTCATTACACATATAAAAAAGCGATTCTTTCGTCCTAAAAAAGGACGAAAGAATCGCTTCCGTGGTACCACCTTTATTGATGCCGAAGCACCCGCTTGATCCTGTATCGTTGGAGGGGACGGCTTATGTTTTCATAAGCTAGCTTGAAAGGGCAGGTTCAATCTGATGAACGTAAGGAACCTTACAGCCTGTGAGTTCCATTCTCTTCTACGTATTTCATAATTTACTAATCCCATACTTTTAATGTATTAATGTTAACAGTAATTATCTAGAAAACGTCGCTATTTGTCAATTAATTGTTAGAAAATTTTAAAATAAAATTATTTTTGAAAGAAAAAGAATGTATTTACAGAAATAGACATATTCATATATAATTAATTTTCTGGGTTTGAATTCGCTTACATAAAAGGGGATGTACGAATGATTGAAGTCAAAAACATCAGCAAGAATTACCGGATATTTGAACGTGATCCCGGTCTTAAGGGAGCTATAAAATCGCTCTTTCATCGCAAGTTTCAGGTAAAATCGGCGGTAAACAACGTTAGTTTTACCATCCCTAAGGGAGAAATTATCGGCTATATTGGATCAAATGGGGCAGGGAAATCAACGACAATCAAAATGATCAGTGGAATTCTAACGCCTGATGAAGGGGAAATTACGGTAAATGGTATTATTCCATATAAGGATAGAATGGAAAATGCGAAAATTATTGGGGCTGTATTCGGACAGCGAACGCAATTATTTTGGGATATTCCTGTTCAGGAGTCGCTTCAACTGCTTAAGCACATTTATGAAATTCCAGAAGAACAATATCAGAAAAATTTGGCGGTTTTCCGAGACGTGCTCGATTTAGACCCGCTTCTGTCCATTCCAGTTCGTCAATTATCACTTGGACAAAAAATGAGATGTGAGCTAGCGGCAGCGTTTTTACATAATCCATCCGTTGTATATTTGGATGAGCCGACGATTGGTCTAGATGCATCGGTCAAAATTAAAATTCGTCAATTTATTAAGGAAATGAATAAGCGCTATGAAACCACCATTATTTTGACTACGCACGACATGCAAGATATTGAGGAGCTGTGTCACCGCGTGATCATTTTAGATAAGGGAATCGTCATTTATGATGGCAGTTTGCTAGGTCTTAAACAGCGCACGACGTTTAATCGTATGATTGAACTAGAAGTTGAAGAAGATCTTGACGATTTTCCACTTCCAGCTTCACTTCAAGGAAGCGTAGAGGTCGAACGAAAAGATGATCAAAAGCTTGTGTTGTACTTTAACACGGCCCAAATTAGCGTAGCTGTAATTATGAAGGCGATTATGGAAGCATATCCGGTTGTTGATTTTACGGTAACAGAGCCAAGTATTGAATCCATTGTTCAAGAGATTTATGAGCGGGAGGTTAAGCAATGCGAAAGTACTGGCACTTATTAAAATCACAAATGCAAATAGAAACGGCTTATATGGCGTGGTACTGGGCAGACACTATATCCGGCATTTTGCGTCTGTTTATCATGTATTTTTTCTGGGCAGCCGTTTTTCAAAACCGGCAGTCGGTTGGAGAATTAACCTTTCAAGCAATGATTACCTACGTCATTATTGCGATGACTTTAGAGGCCTTTGTAGCAGGAGTCGGGAAAACGATTGCACAAGACATTAAGGGCGGAAATATTGCGCTAGAGCTTCTAAAGCCATACGACTATTTGACAAAGCTAATTTGGATGGATTTTGGATCAAAAATTAATGGATTTGTCCGAAGCGCACTTCCTATCTTACTGTTATCGTTCTTATTTTTAGATATTACGAAGCCGGCATCACTTTTAGCAGGGTGCTTTTTTATTCCAAGTATGGTAGCAGGGATTCTAATCGGAACGCAAATTGATTTAATTATTGGCGTGCTGGCATTTTGGACGGTGAATATATGGGGATTGGGCGTGCTTCGTGAGGCAATTGTCAAATTCTTTTCTGGTGCCCTAATTCCTCTCACGCTCTTTCCAGGATGGTTTCAAGAAGTCAGCCAATGGTTACCATTTCAATCGATGATCTATGTGCCTGTTGGTATCTATACAGGGCAGATCACTGGGGGACATATACTTACATCGTTTGCCATTCAATGTCTATGGTTACTGGCGATTTATGTAATTGTTCGTGTGATGTGGCAACAGGCTGTAAAACGAATTACGGTCTTTGGAGGATAGAAGCATGATAAAAAAATGGAAACGATATTTGTTTTTATACAGCAAGTACTTTAGCAATCATTTAAAAGTCATGATGGAATATAAAGCCGATTTTTATATTGGTATGTTTTCTGTTGCGATTCAGCAGTTCACGTCGCTTTTCTTTTTGAAAATCGTCTTTAATCATATTGATGTTTTAAAGGGATGGACGTTTTATGAAATTCTATTTATTTATGCCATCGCTTTTCTAGGCCGCTCGATTCATCACATCTTTTTTGATAATCTATGGACGCTTGGGTGGCAGTACGTTCGTACAGGTAATTTAGATCGACTATTGCTGCGCCCTGTAAATCCTTTGTTTCAGGTCATTTCTGAGCGCGTACAGCAGGATGGCTTCGGTCAGCTGTTAATCGGTCTTGTCGTCTTATTTACAGCTACGACACATTTAGACATCACTTGGTCAATCGGAAGTGTACTACTACTAGCGCTTGTTATTATCTCCAGCGGCTTTATTTTCGTCGCTATTAACCTATTTTTTATTTCTTTTTCCTTTTGGATGGTGGACAGTCTACCCATCGTAGCATCAGTTTTCCAACTCAGTGACTTTGCCCGATATCCGCTCACGATTTATCCAAAAGTCATTACGTATTTAATTACCTGGCTCATTCCATATGGGTTTACCGCTTTTTATCCAGCGGCTTTATTTTTTGAGCAAAAGGGTTACGCACTAACCGGCTTTTTAACACCACTTATCGCTATTTTATCGATGGTGATTGCCTATAAATTTTGGCAAAAGGGCTTGAAAAGCTTTGTGAGTACGGGCAGCTAATAAAGACTTTCAATGGTTTTACTAGTCAAGTGCAAATAACCAAATGACGATAATTTTTACATTAAAAAAAGCTTAGAGGATTTTTCTCTAAGCTTTTTTGTGCTTTACCGAATCTCCTACATGATCTAGGAAGAAACCAATCCTACTAATCCTAAAATAGAATACGAAATGTACCCTATTCCTGTGTATAAAACGATAAACCGTACGATCCAAGGAAGTTTAGTGGGCGGGGAAAACGCGACAACACCAACCACTAATGGCATCTTCTAACTTACATGACTGAAGTAAACGTACTACGTCAGCAGAAGACGATCTCTTGTCATTTTAATGGATAAATATGCTGGAAAAGGATCATTCTACAGACAGAACGATTGCGTGAGAGAATGATTTCTTATTAATAAAACTATGTTCCAAATAATCAATATTAAATAAAGTTATGCAGCAAAGGGGTTTTCCTATTGATTATGTATGAAAAACATGAAAAAATAGGGGAAGAATAACGATAAGTGCTAGATTTTTCTTTTGTTTTCGTTAATATAAAAGAGAAGATATTTTTACGTAGGAGGAATAACGATGATTCACTTAGATTGGAAAGACCGCGAGACGATTAAAACGGTAAAGTGCATTCATACAAATGCCGCAAAATACATGGTAAACAATGTGTTAACGGAAGGAAATACATACGACGTAAAAAATGAAACAGAAGAGTTTTACTTTGTCGTAGACAACACAGGAAAAGTTGGCGGCTACTACAAAGATTACTTTGAGGCGTAAAAAAGGAGCAGACTATCTGCTCTTTTTCTGTTCGGTTTATGCAAATAAAAGACGGATCACTTATGGAGAAAACTTAATGATGTGACGATAACAGCTCCACTCTGCTCGTATCTTTTTCGCATAAGAAAAAAGGTTTATTTTTACAGGAATATCAGAATTCATTTTCGAGGTTTAGATGTGTAAAAATAAGGAAATATTACCTTAGAAGTGGGAATAAGATGTAGTATAATAAGGTGATTACATACGAGATAGAGAGAGGAGACTACCAGTGGCTAAAAAAAGAAGGCGAAATACACCTGCGTTTACAATGCTAGCTTGGTTAGGATTGATTGTGTTTACCCTGTTAGTATTTGTAGGATTGTATACATTGGATGCTGAGCTTTATGTAAAAGGTTACTACATCATGGGAACCGTTGGAATTATCATTTCATCTTTTACTGTGGCAAAAGTTGTTCGTGACAACCAAGAGGACGATGACGATATTAAGGGCAACTTTGATAGCTAAAACTAGTTAAAAAGCACGTGCAATGATTGCACGTGCTTTTTAACGTTTTCTTGTGCGTCGTGTTACTTGTAGAAGGCTTATCCCTACGAAGAACACAAGTAATATGACGAGAAGTAACCATCCCCACGAAAATGAAGATGATGCCTCTTTTTTCACCACTTTGGGTACTTTCTCTAGCTGTTTGCTTAAAATTGTTTGGCCCTGATTCGAAACATGCAAAACGCCCGTACTCGAGACGTTAATCTCGTCTTTTTTACTTTTGGAACTAACGTATCGTAGTTCCCCTGGTACCCGGTAAGTCACTCCGTTCTGCTTGTACACTTTGTCCTTCGGAATCTCTTTCCACATATAGTTATCAAACGACATATCAAGTAATTTAACCGTATCTTTGTATGCACGCTTTTTATTTCGTGCTTTCAACGTTACGACAATAAGGTTCAAGTCATTCCTAGAAGCGGTGGTAATGAGCGTATAGCCCGATTTGGTTAAATAGCCTGGTTTCCCACCCGTTACTCCCTCATAAGGAGTCGTGGTTAATAAGCGATGCTGGTGGGTATAGGTAGTATGTAACGCTTGGGATTGCCATTCCATTTGCTTTAAGCCGAAGATACGCTTGAACTCTGGATTTCTTATCGCATACTGTGTTAGCTTGGCCAAGTCATATGCAGTCGTTGTATGATTAACGTCGAATAATCCGTTTGGCGTCACAAAGTGCGTATGCCTAAGCTTCACCGTTTGCTGAAGGTAGGCGTTTAAATCGTTGGAGAACTGTTCAACGCTTCCACTCATATGCTCTGCAATCGCAACCGCTGCATCGTTTCCAGATCGCAAAAGCATTCCTTCAAGAAGGGTGCGAAGAGGAAGCTTCTCTCCGGCGACAATTGCTACGCTAGATCCTTCTTCATTGGCTGCACGCGAAGAAACGGTGACCATATCATCTAGGCGCCCATGCTCGATCGCGTAAATGGCTGTTGCTACCTTTGTTAAGCTTGCTGGATAAAGCGATTCATTTATATGCTGTTCGTATAAAATTTGTCCATTATCGGCATTCATTACAATTGCAGCCTCACTGTATAGCTGAAGAGATTGTGCCGTACTTGCTTCACTAACAGGCATGATGAAGATGAATGAACTGAGTAAAAGAAAAAGTGCTTTTTTCATTTTTGTAACTCCCTATAAGATGAATAATGTGCTGAGCAATAGTTGTATTATACATCATCATTTACAGAAAGGAAGGAAGAAATGAAGGTTTCTAAGGACGGTTTAGAGGCAATGCTACATAAAAATACCCCCTTCGCTGAAACGAGAGGGGGA includes:
- a CDS encoding glutamate-5-semialdehyde dehydrogenase: MSELMEKARILNQTTKSLQKQSTAAKNDALLLIADELRRNQDYILQENSLDIESGKLANWSPSLFDRLLLTQERIQQIIEGLIQLAELDDPIGETIESWNRPNGLSIQSICVPLGVVGMVYEARPNVTIDAAALCLKTGNCVLLRGSSSAIHTNRALVHIMKQALSKSKISPHAIELLEDTSHETAEELFRLNGYLDVLIPRGGASLIQNVIQKATVPVLETGVGNCHMFIDETASFHMACDIVLNAKMQRPSVCNSVETVLIHQNWSHTRPFIEFLHQHHIEIRGDEALANTFSYVKAATEWDWENEFLAPILAAKIVDDTNHAVAHIDQYGTMHSEAIISETQEHVDQFLQEVDAAVVYHNASTRFTDGEQFGFGAEIGISTQKLHARGPMGVKALTTTKSIVKGTGQIRES
- a CDS encoding YiaA/YiaB family inner membrane protein, coding for MAKKRRRNTPAFTMLAWLGLIVFTLLVFVGLYTLDAELYVKGYYIMGTVGIIISSFTVAKVVRDNQEDDDDIKGNFDS
- a CDS encoding DUF6501 family protein: MIHLDWKDRETIKTVKCIHTNAAKYMVNNVLTEGNTYDVKNETEEFYFVVDNTGKVGGYYKDYFEA
- the odhB gene encoding 2-oxoglutarate dehydrogenase complex dihydrolipoyllysine-residue succinyltransferase; this translates as MPEMKVPELAESISEGTVAQWLKQVGEQVEKGEYIVELETDKVNVELMAEESGVLTQVLKEAGDIVKVGETIAMIDASGEAAATVEATPVQEAPATEAKPEVKNEQAVPEQAKGPAKEEAKQWTVASPAARKLARERGIDLSQVPTADPIGRVRKQDVETYQTPAPKPAASNSSAVPAVEPAKKADAEDSTKPVERVRMSRRRQTIAKRLVEVQQTAAMLTTFNEVDMTAVMDIRKRRKDKFFEQHDVRLGFMSFFTKAVVAALKQFPLLNAEIQGDELLIKKYYDIGVAVAAEEGLVVPVVRDADRLSFAGIESSIGDLAVKARNNKLSLKDLQGGTFTITNGGVFGSLLSTPILNAPQVGILGMHKIQLRPVAIDKDHSENRPMMYIALSYDHRIVDGKEAVSFLAMVKDLLEDPETLLLEG
- a CDS encoding ABC transporter ATP-binding protein, with product MIEVKNISKNYRIFERDPGLKGAIKSLFHRKFQVKSAVNNVSFTIPKGEIIGYIGSNGAGKSTTIKMISGILTPDEGEITVNGIIPYKDRMENAKIIGAVFGQRTQLFWDIPVQESLQLLKHIYEIPEEQYQKNLAVFRDVLDLDPLLSIPVRQLSLGQKMRCELAAAFLHNPSVVYLDEPTIGLDASVKIKIRQFIKEMNKRYETTIILTTHDMQDIEELCHRVIILDKGIVIYDGSLLGLKQRTTFNRMIELEVEEDLDDFPLPASLQGSVEVERKDDQKLVLYFNTAQISVAVIMKAIMEAYPVVDFTVTEPSIESIVQEIYEREVKQCESTGTY
- a CDS encoding D-alanyl-D-alanine carboxypeptidase family protein, producing the protein MKKALFLLLSSFIFIMPVSEASTAQSLQLYSEAAIVMNADNGQILYEQHINESLYPASLTKVATAIYAIEHGRLDDMVTVSSRAANEEGSSVAIVAGEKLPLRTLLEGMLLRSGNDAAVAIAEHMSGSVEQFSNDLNAYLQQTVKLRHTHFVTPNGLFDVNHTTTAYDLAKLTQYAIRNPEFKRIFGLKQMEWQSQALHTTYTHQHRLLTTTPYEGVTGGKPGYLTKSGYTLITTASRNDLNLIVVTLKARNKKRAYKDTVKLLDMSFDNYMWKEIPKDKVYKQNGVTYRVPGELRYVSSKSKKDEINVSSTGVLHVSNQGQTILSKQLEKVPKVVKKEASSSFSWGWLLLVILLVFFVGISLLQVTRRTRKR
- a CDS encoding ABC transporter permease — encoded protein: MRKYWHLLKSQMQIETAYMAWYWADTISGILRLFIMYFFWAAVFQNRQSVGELTFQAMITYVIIAMTLEAFVAGVGKTIAQDIKGGNIALELLKPYDYLTKLIWMDFGSKINGFVRSALPILLLSFLFLDITKPASLLAGCFFIPSMVAGILIGTQIDLIIGVLAFWTVNIWGLGVLREAIVKFFSGALIPLTLFPGWFQEVSQWLPFQSMIYVPVGIYTGQITGGHILTSFAIQCLWLLAIYVIVRVMWQQAVKRITVFGG
- a CDS encoding ABC transporter permease, with amino-acid sequence MIKKWKRYLFLYSKYFSNHLKVMMEYKADFYIGMFSVAIQQFTSLFFLKIVFNHIDVLKGWTFYEILFIYAIAFLGRSIHHIFFDNLWTLGWQYVRTGNLDRLLLRPVNPLFQVISERVQQDGFGQLLIGLVVLFTATTHLDITWSIGSVLLLALVIISSGFIFVAINLFFISFSFWMVDSLPIVASVFQLSDFARYPLTIYPKVITYLITWLIPYGFTAFYPAALFFEQKGYALTGFLTPLIAILSMVIAYKFWQKGLKSFVSTGS
- the proB gene encoding glutamate 5-kinase, yielding MKKQRIVVKIGSSSLTTSEGKLSYEKLEEHVKAIQLLKKQGHDVILISSGAVAAGFSALPYATRPKTLAGKQASAAVGQGLLMEGYNKAFAPYHIPTAQLLLTRGDFYEQYRFRNIYATITELLKGGAVPIINENDSVATDELTFGDNDMLSALVSGFLHANALIILTDINGLYDENPFTNPNAKKYSFIPSLTEEILALGGDSESAVGTGGMRSKLLAAQTALSLGVSVFVGKGDHERKLLDIIEGKGDGTYIGSPFQTQMETKKQWIAHYAPIAGKIRVDVGAEKALIYQHKSLLPAGIEEVSGTFRANEIVEVVNKDNKLIGKGQVSYSSTEIDVIKGRSSSEAKTLINGKKAAVIHRDQWITVRKEGIKNE